In Lactococcus garvieae subsp. garvieae, the following proteins share a genomic window:
- a CDS encoding DHH family phosphoesterase produces MKEILTKIKEYDTILIHRHKNPDPDALGSQCGLRAILRANFPEKKIYAVGYDEPTLTYLAEMDQVELEPGTNYLSIVCDTANTPRIDDDRWMQADYVIKIDHHPNDDAYGDLRLVEPDRSSASEIITDFALNHDLALNEEAARLLYGGIVGDTGRFLYPATSAQTLYLASKLAEFDFDRPALGREMTSFDMKVARLQGYVYENLEISENGAGRVLLSKEVLERFNLRDSETSSIVGTPGSIRDVKSWAIFVEQADGHYRVRMRSKTVPINEIAKKHDGGGHALASGANSYSLEENEQIWQELQDNLG; encoded by the coding sequence ATGAAAGAAATACTTACAAAAATCAAAGAATACGATACCATCCTCATTCATCGTCATAAAAATCCCGATCCAGATGCGCTAGGTTCTCAGTGTGGTTTGCGTGCGATCCTGAGAGCGAATTTTCCGGAAAAGAAAATCTATGCTGTAGGGTATGATGAACCAACGCTTACTTATTTGGCAGAGATGGATCAAGTGGAGCTGGAGCCGGGGACAAACTATCTTAGTATCGTCTGTGATACAGCAAATACACCACGGATTGATGATGACAGATGGATGCAGGCAGATTATGTGATTAAAATAGACCATCATCCAAATGATGATGCTTACGGAGACTTACGTCTGGTTGAGCCAGACCGGAGTTCGGCTTCGGAGATTATCACAGATTTCGCATTGAATCATGATTTAGCTTTGAATGAAGAAGCCGCGCGACTCCTTTATGGCGGAATTGTTGGTGATACGGGACGTTTCCTTTATCCAGCAACCTCAGCACAAACCCTTTATCTGGCAAGTAAGCTTGCGGAATTTGACTTTGACCGTCCAGCTTTAGGGCGAGAAATGACCTCGTTTGATATGAAGGTCGCACGTTTGCAAGGCTATGTTTACGAAAATCTTGAAATTTCCGAAAATGGTGCAGGACGTGTGCTTTTAAGTAAAGAAGTCTTGGAAAGATTTAATTTACGAGATTCCGAAACTTCAAGTATCGTAGGGACACCAGGAAGTATTCGCGATGTAAAATCATGGGCGATTTTCGTTGAACAAGCAGACGGACACTATCGCGTACGGATGCGTTCAAAAACCGTACCCATCAATGAAATTGCTAAAAAGCACGATGGAGGCGGACACGCTTTAGCTTCCGGCGCCAACTCATATTCTTTGGAAGAAAACGAACAAATCTGGCAGGAGTTGCAAGATAATTTGGGATAG
- a CDS encoding DRTGG domain-containing protein, with translation MSKHEEILTYIEKLDIGKQVSVRSIANRLKVADGTAYRAIKEAENRGLVAVNDRSGTVRVSVKGQKRNHKLTFGKIAEIASAEILGGHAGLEVEFSRFSIGAMQPESVKKFLMKNSLMIVGDRKDIQSMALHGQSAVLVTGGFDVDQDVIDYANEMGIPLMRATYDTFTVANRISHALANELIKKDIITVAEISHDHRPALREEDTVKDFMELMKRTNLSRFVVVNPHRVVVGVVSMRDIAHKSLDTQINKLMNYPAVAKQKMTVASISQKMIHEGYDIMPIVNKDYTYAGVVTKSEVLESLQRSQEESQVTHTFSEDMSSKISEKGSAYTVMVEPLMVNNVGNISSAALSEIVAIVVQRTLDKRRRRNVILESMNLNVMGTVAIDNLLEIYPKVINETRLGAVVDIEIYYVINIIAKAVVNLQIT, from the coding sequence ATGTCTAAACACGAAGAAATTCTTACTTATATAGAAAAACTTGACATTGGCAAGCAAGTCAGTGTCCGTAGTATCGCTAATCGCTTGAAGGTGGCAGATGGCACAGCTTATCGTGCCATTAAAGAAGCAGAAAATCGAGGGTTGGTTGCGGTTAATGACCGATCAGGTACTGTTCGAGTATCAGTGAAAGGACAGAAACGTAACCATAAGTTGACTTTTGGAAAAATTGCTGAAATTGCCAGTGCAGAGATCTTGGGGGGACATGCTGGACTTGAGGTTGAATTTAGTCGATTTTCCATCGGTGCCATGCAGCCGGAAAGTGTGAAAAAGTTTTTAATGAAAAACAGTTTGATGATTGTAGGTGACCGTAAGGATATTCAGAGTATGGCCCTGCATGGTCAAAGTGCTGTGCTCGTTACAGGTGGTTTCGATGTTGATCAGGATGTTATTGATTATGCAAATGAGATGGGGATTCCGCTCATGCGTGCGACATACGACACCTTTACAGTTGCAAATCGTATTAGCCACGCCTTAGCAAATGAATTGATAAAGAAAGATATCATCACAGTAGCTGAAATTTCCCACGACCACCGCCCTGCATTACGTGAAGAAGATACGGTAAAAGACTTCATGGAACTGATGAAGCGGACAAATTTAAGTCGTTTTGTAGTAGTCAATCCACATCGCGTGGTGGTTGGCGTTGTCAGTATGCGCGATATTGCCCATAAAAGTCTGGACACGCAGATAAACAAACTGATGAACTATCCCGCTGTTGCCAAGCAAAAAATGACGGTTGCAAGCATTTCTCAAAAAATGATTCATGAAGGTTACGACATCATGCCGATCGTGAATAAGGACTATACCTATGCTGGGGTGGTGACCAAGTCTGAAGTGCTAGAAAGTCTTCAAAGAAGTCAAGAAGAAAGCCAAGTGACACATACCTTTAGTGAAGATATGTCCAGTAAGATCAGTGAAAAAGGTTCTGCTTATACCGTCATGGTTGAGCCGCTCATGGTCAACAATGTCGGAAATATTTCCAGTGCTGCCTTGAGTGAAATCGTGGCCATCGTGGTTCAAAGAACGCTTGACAAAAGACGGCGCAGAAATGTTATCCTAGAGTCAATGAATCTCAACGTGATGGGCACGGTCGCGATTGATAATCTCTTGGAAATTTATCCCAAAGTCATCAACGAGACACGTTTAGGCGCGGTTGTAGATATAGAAATTTATTATGTCATCAATATCATCGCCAAAGCAGTTGTAAATCTACAAATTACATAA
- a CDS encoding GNAT family N-acetyltransferase, with protein MNINVKLAEHQKIETSRLWLRPFVMSDAADMFEYSSDSSNLRFVFNPHPNLTHTRFVIANHFMKEPLGKWAIELKAEQKMIGLIQFSKLIEQKGTAELSYVLHKKYWNQGLMTEALASLTEVGLRKIGLKQLVLHCDRENFSSIQVAQKVGYKRIGRFKGSTQYNKGRISVFEEYVIKKGNQVLGVSHV; from the coding sequence ATGAACATCAATGTAAAACTTGCAGAACATCAAAAGATTGAAACCAGCAGACTTTGGCTTCGTCCTTTTGTCATGTCTGACGCAGCAGACATGTTTGAGTACAGCTCTGATTCAAGCAATCTTCGATTTGTCTTTAATCCCCATCCGAATCTCACACATACCAGATTTGTCATTGCAAATCATTTCATGAAAGAGCCTTTAGGTAAATGGGCAATCGAACTAAAAGCAGAGCAAAAAATGATTGGTTTGATTCAGTTTTCAAAGCTAATTGAGCAAAAAGGCACAGCAGAGTTATCCTACGTGCTTCACAAAAAATATTGGAATCAAGGCCTGATGACAGAGGCGCTTGCTTCCTTAACTGAAGTTGGTCTTAGAAAGATTGGGCTGAAACAACTTGTGCTTCATTGTGATCGGGAAAATTTCAGCTCGATACAGGTGGCTCAAAAAGTGGGCTATAAGCGCATTGGCCGTTTTAAAGGCAGTACACAATATAATAAGGGGCGCATCTCTGTTTTCGAGGAGTATGTCATCAAAAAAGGAAATCAAGTCTTAGGAGTATCTCATGTCTAA